One region of Populus trichocarpa isolate Nisqually-1 chromosome 4, P.trichocarpa_v4.1, whole genome shotgun sequence genomic DNA includes:
- the LOC7477858 gene encoding 5'-methylthioadenosine/S-adenosylhomocysteine nucleosidase isoform X3: MRIANPFPPSSSLSQCKQKPCLLLTNSSSKKTLILWVDSVGTISASLVTYAAIQALQPDLIINAGTAGGFKVKGACISDVFLVSDVAFHDRRIPIPVFDLYGVGLRQCFSTPNLLKELNLKAGKLSTGDSLDMSPQDEASIVANDATVKDMEGAAVAYVADLLKVPAIFIKAVTDIVDGDKPTAEEFLQNLAAVTAALDQAVAQVVDFISGKCLSEL; encoded by the exons CAATGCAAACAGAAGCCATGCCTGTTGTTAACAAATTCCAGCTCAAAGAAGACCTTGATCCTGT GGGTTGATAGTGTAGGCACAATTTCTGCATCTCTTGTGACCTATGCTGCTATCCAAGCATTACAACCAGACTTAATTATCAATGCAGGCACTGCTGGTGGCTTTAAG GTCAAAGGAGCATGCATTAGTGATGTGTTTCTTGTATCTGATGTTGCTTTCCATGACAGAAGAATCCCTATTCCT GTTTTTGATCTCTATGGAGTTGGTTTGAGGCAGTGTTTCTCGACACCTAATCTCTTGAAGGAACTTAACCTAAAG GCTGGGAAATTATCTACTGGAGACTCTCTTGATATGTCCCCACAAGATGAAGCGTCGATTGTTGCAAATGATGCTACGGTTAAAGACATGGAG GGAGCTGCTGTTGCTTATGTGGCTGATCTTTTGAAAGTCCCTGCAATATTCATAAAAGCTGTGACTGACATAGTGGATGGTGACAAGCCAACTGCAGAGGAGTTCTTGCAGAATCTGGCTGCAGTGACTGCTGCTCTTGACCAGGCAGTCGCCCAAGTTGTTGATTTCATCAGTGGAAAGTGTCTTTCTGAGCTTTGA
- the LOC7477859 gene encoding type III polyketide synthase B gives MGSEQIGQGGLTSKASPGKATILALGKAFPHQLVMQEFLVDGYFKNTNCDDPELKQKLTRLCKTTTVKTRYVVMSDEILNKYPELAIEGIPTIKQRLDICNDAVTQMAIGASRACIKKWGRSVSDITHMVYVSSSEARLPGGDLYLAGGLGLSPETQRVMLYFSGCSGGVAGLRVAKDIAENNPGSRVLLATSETTIIGFKPPSVDRPYDLVGVALFGDGAGAMVIGTDPVPVTESPLFELHTAIQNFLPNTEKTIDGRLTEEGISFKLARELPQIIEDNIEGFCHKLIGVAGLTDKDYNKMFWAVHPGGPAILNRMEKRLDLLPDKLNASRRALMDYGNASSNTIVYVLEYMIEESRKMKAGAANCDWGLILAFGPGITFEGILARNLTI, from the exons ATGGGGAGCGAACAGATCGGACAAGGAGGCTTGACATCGAAGGCCAGTCCTGGCAAAGCTACAATTCTGGCTCTCGGCAAGGCATTTCCTCACCAGCTAGTCATGCAAGAATTTCTGGTTGATGGGTATTTCAAAAACACCAATTGCGATGATCCAGAGCTCAAGCAGAAGCTAACTCGACTCT GCAAAACAACCACCGTGAAAACTAGGTATGTGGTCATGTCAGATGAGATCCTGAACAAATACCCTGAACTTGCCATTGAAGGCATCCCTACCATCAAACAGCGATTAGATATCTGTAACGATGCTGTAACACAAATGGCCATTGGAGCTTCACGGGCTTGCATCAAGAAATGGGGCAGGTCTGTATCAGATATAACTCACATGGTCTACGTCTCCTCGAGTGAAGCTAGGCTACCAGGTGGCGACCTTTACTTAGCAGGAGGCCTTGGACTCAGCCCTGAAACGCAGCGTGTTATGCTATACTTTTCAGGGTGCTCTGGAGGTGTGGCTGGCCTTCGTGTTGCCAAGGATATCGCTGAGAACAATCCGGGAAGTCGAGTTTTGCTGGCTACTTCTGAAACTACCATTATCGGGTTCAAACCACCAAGTGTAGATAGACCATATGATCTAGTTGGGGTTGCCCTCTTTGGGGATGGTGCCGGAGCAATGGTAATAGGCACAGATCCAGTTCCGGTTACTGAAAGTCCTCTCTTTGAGCTTCACACAGCAATCCAGAATTTCTTGCCAAACACTGAAAAGACTATTGATGGCAGGCTAACTGAAGAGGGTATCAGCTTCAAGCTAGCAAGGGAGCTTCCGCAAATAATTGAAGATAACATTGAAGGATTCTGCCACAAGTTGATAGGAGTTGCTGGACTAACTGACAAGGATTACAACAAGATGTTTTGGGCAGTCCATCCAGGCGGGCCCGCAATCTTGAATCGAATGGAAAAGAGACTTGATTTGCTTCCTGACAAACTGAATGCTAGTAGAAGAGCTCTAATGGATTATGGCAATGCTAGCAGCAACACCATTGTGTACGTGCTGGAGTACATGATAGAAGAAAGCAGGAAGATGAAGGCAGGCGCTGCAAATTGTGATTGGGGCTTGATACTGGCTTTTGGACCTGGAATAACCTTTGAGGGAATTCTTGCAAGAAACCTAACTATCTAA
- the LOC7477860 gene encoding uncharacterized protein LOC7477860, whose amino-acid sequence MRPPKRPIQVVTTWVRRQPPKVKAFLAVVAGMTALVLLRFIVHDHDNLFVAAEAVHSIGISVLIYKLMKEKTCAGLSLKTQELTAMFLAVRLYCSFVMEYDIHTVLDLATLATTLWVIYTIRFKLKSSYMEDKDNFALYYVAAPCAVLALLIHPSTSHNLLNRILWAFCVYLEAVSVLPQLRVMQNTKIVEPFTAHYVFALGVARFLSCAHWVLQVLDTRGHLLVALGYGLWPSMVLISEIVQTFILADFCYYYVKSVFGGQLVLRLPSGVV is encoded by the exons ATGAGACCACCGAAGAGACCGATCCAAGTGGTAACAACATGGGTGCGACGACAGCCTCCAAAGGTCAAGGCGTTTTTGGCGGTGGTGGCGGGGATGACAGCGCTGGTGCTTCTCCGATTCATCGTACACGATCACGATAACCTATTTGTTGCTGCTGAGGCTGTTCACTCCATTGGAATCTCTGTGCTTATTTATAAGTTAATGAAAGAGAAGACTTGTGCTG GGCTATCACTGAAAACTCAGGAGCTGACAGCCATGTTCTTAGCTGTGAGGCTGTACTGCAGCTTTGTAATGGAATATGATATTCATACCGTACTGGACTTGGCAACGTTGGCTACAACCCTGTGGGTTATTTATACGATCCGTTTTAAACTGAAGTCGAGTTACATGGAGGATAAAGACAACTTTGCATTATATTATGTG GCGGCACCTTGTGCTGTTTTAGCTTTGCTTATTCATCCATCAACATCTCACAATCTACTGAACCGGATCCTCTGGGCATTCTGTGTATACCTGGAAGCTGTTTCTGTACTTCCTCAGTTGCGTGTCATGCAGAACACCAAG ATTGTCGAGCCATTCACTGCTCATTATGTATTTGCATTGGGTGTTGCAAGGTTCTTGAGCTGTGCCCACTGGGTCCTCCAG GTTTTAGATACTCGTGGACACTTATTGGTAGCCTTGGGGTACGGATTATGGCCTTCTATGGTTCTTATCTCAGAAATTGTCCAGACTTTCATCTTAGCAGATTTCTGTTATTATTATGTGAAAAG TGTATTTGGAGGGCAGCTTGTGCTTCGTCTTCCCTCTGGAGTGGTGTAA
- the LOC7453628 gene encoding probable alkaline/neutral invertase B, producing the protein MSSLDGDVSQNGSLKSVDAHPALAEIEDLDFSRILDKPPRPLNMERQRSCDERSLNELFGVPLLSPRPSSRAESNFRLIDHLDGLYSPGRRSGFNTPRSQYGFETHPAVAEAWDALRRSLVVFRGQPVGTIAALDNTGEQLNYDQVFVRDFVPSALAFLMNGEPEIVKNFILKTLRLQSWEKKIDRFHLGEGVMPASFKVLHDPVRNSETLMADFGESAIGRVAPVDSGFWWIFLLRAYTKSTGDTSLAEMPECQKGMRLILSLCLSEGFDTFPTLLCADGCCMIDRRMGVYGYPIEIQALFFMALRCALLLLKQDEEGKEFVERITKRLHALSFHMRSYYWIDLKQLNDIYRYKTEEYSHTAVNKFNVIPDSLPEWIFDFMPVHGGYFIGNVSPAKMDFRWFCLGNCIAILSSLATPEQSTAIMDLIESRWEELVGEMPLKVIYPAIESHEWRIVTGCDPKNTRWSYHNGGSWPVLLWLLTAACIKTGRPQIARRAIELAETRLVKDNWPEYYDGKLGRFVGKQARKFQTWSIAGYLVAKMLLEDPSHLGMVALEEDKQMKPPMRRSHSWTF; encoded by the exons ATGTCCAGTCTTGATGGAGATGTGTCTCAAAATGGGAGCTTGAAGAGTGTCGATGCCCATCCTGCTTTGGCTGAAATAGAAGATTTGGATTTCTCAAGGATCTTGGATAAGCCACCAAGGCCTTTGAATATGGAGAGGCAAAGATCATGTGATGAGAGGTCCCTAAATGAATTGTTTGGGGTGCCTTTGCTTTCTCCTCGTCCCTCATCAAGAGCCGAGAGTAACTTCAGGTTAATTGATCATCTTGATGGTTTATATTCCCCTGGTAGAAGGTCAGGATTCAATACTCCAAGGTCACAGTATGGGTTTGAGACACATCCAGCTGTGGCTGAAGCTTGGGACGCTTTGAGGAGATCGTTGGTTGTTTTTCGTGGCCAACCTGTTGGAACCATAGCAGCTTTGGATAATACTGGGGAACAGCTTAATTATGATCAG GTGTTTGTAAGAGATTTTGTCCCAAGTGCATTGGCTTTTCTGATGAACGGGGAACCTGAAATagtaaagaattttattttgaagacTCTTCGCCTCCAATCATGggagaaaaaaattgacagaTTCCATCTTGGAGAAGGAGTTATGCCTGCGAGTTTTAAGGTACTCCACGATCCTGTCAGGAACAGTGAGACTTTGATGGCAGATTTTGGTGAGAGTGCAATAGGAAGAGTGGCTCCCGTTGATTCTGGATTTTGGTGGATTTTCTTACTTCGAGCATACACCAAGTCCACAGGCGACACATCATTGGCTGAAATGCCAGAATGTCAGAAGGGTATGCGCCTAATTTTGAGTTTATGCCTTTCAGAGGGGTTTGACACATTCCCTACTCTTCTTTGCGCTGATGGATGCTGCATGATTGATCGCAGAATG GGTGTTTATGGGTATCCCATTGAAATTCAAGCACTTTTCTTCATGGCTTTAAGATGTGCTTTGCTTCTACTGAAGCAAGATGAGGAGGGGAAAGAGTTTGTAGAGCGGATCACTAAACGCCTTCATGCCTTAAGTTTTCACATGAGGAGTTATTATTGGATTGACTTGAAACAGCTTAATGATATATATCGTTATAAAACAGAGGAATACTCTCATACTGCAGTTAACAAGTTTAATGTAATTCCCGATTCTCTTCCAGAATGGATATTTGATTTTATGCCAGTCCATGGTGGCTACTTTATTGGAAATGTTAGTCCTGCAAAAATGGACTTCCGTTGGTTTTGCTTGGGCAACTGTATTGCAATCTTGTCATCCTTGGCAACCCCTGAACAATCGACAGCGATAATGGATCTTATAGAATCACGGTGGGAGGAATTGGTTGGAGAAATGCCACTCAAGGTAATCTATCCAGCGATAGAGAGTCATGAATGGCGGATTGTTACAGGATGTGATCCAAAAAATACTAGATGGAGTTACCACAATGGAGGATCCTGGCCAG TGCTCTTGTGGCTTCTCACCGCAGCATGCATAAAGACCGGACGCCCCCAAATTGCAAGACGTGCCATTGAGCTCGCAGAGACAAGATTAGTTAAAGACAACTGGCCAGAATATTATGATGGAAAGCTTGGTCGATTCGTTGGGAAACAGGCGCGTAAATTCCAGACCTGGTCCATTGCAGGTTACTTGGTTGCAAAAATGTTGTTGGAAGACCCTTCTCATTTGGGTATGGTGGCACTCGAAGAAGACAAACAAATGAAGCCTCCCATGAGAAGATCACATTCATGGACATTCTGA